The proteins below are encoded in one region of Patescibacteria group bacterium:
- a CDS encoding DsbA family protein: MNKFKENPLFSLAVVIVFFALGLTLGGMYVKIQYLEGKVAGVNTGTNNAPTAPSAPAAPSQPSGPTKVNVNVTGNDPVKGNPNAKLTIVEFADYQCPYCARFQTDTLPQIIKDYVDTGKVKFVFKNLAFLGKESTDAANAALCAKEQNKFWEYHDKLFSSQSGENQGGFAIDKLKGFAASLGLNTSQFNDCLDKQKYNAQVTADQAEASKNGFQSTPSLAVGTTPVIGAQPYSQFKTLIDAELAK, encoded by the coding sequence ATGAATAAGTTTAAAGAGAATCCTCTGTTTTCTCTGGCAGTTGTTATAGTCTTTTTTGCTTTGGGTTTGACCTTGGGAGGCATGTATGTCAAGATCCAGTATCTAGAGGGAAAAGTGGCAGGAGTAAATACCGGCACTAACAACGCCCCGACGGCTCCCAGTGCCCCCGCGGCTCCTTCACAGCCGTCAGGACCGACTAAAGTTAATGTGAATGTTACCGGGAATGATCCGGTGAAAGGCAACCCTAACGCCAAACTAACGATTGTGGAGTTTGCTGATTATCAATGCCCGTACTGCGCCCGATTCCAGACAGATACGCTTCCTCAAATCATTAAAGATTATGTGGATACCGGCAAGGTTAAGTTCGTTTTTAAGAATTTAGCTTTCCTGGGGAAAGAGTCGACCGACGCGGCTAATGCCGCCCTTTGTGCCAAAGAACAAAACAAGTTCTGGGAATATCACGATAAACTTTTTAGCAGCCAAAGCGGCGAAAACCAGGGCGGGTTTGCCATCGACAAACTTAAAGGCTTTGCTGCTAGTCTGGGTTTGAACACCAGTCAGTTTAATGACTGTCTGGATAAGCAAAAATATAATGCTCAGGTGACTGCCGACCAGGCGGAGGCCAGCAAAAACGGTTTCCAAAGCACACCTAGTCTCGCTGTTGGGACCACGCCGGTAATTGGAGCCCAACCCTACTCACAATTCAAGACTCTCATAGATGCGGAACTGGCTAAATAA